In Candidatus Methylacidiphilales bacterium, the following are encoded in one genomic region:
- the nusB gene encoding transcription antitermination factor NusB yields the protein MPNERRLGRIAAMQFFYQWEAQPDSPFESQLQRFWELHEQAEKARGYGEELIRGMKDRIAELDAIIAQYVDNWELPRIAQVDRNILRVAVYEMKYRMDVPPVVSIDEAIEIAKRFSSEQSSRFINGVLDRYRKELPRPARQPTS from the coding sequence ATGCCGAACGAGCGACGTCTAGGAAGAATCGCCGCTATGCAGTTTTTTTACCAATGGGAAGCCCAGCCAGACAGTCCCTTTGAAAGCCAACTGCAACGTTTCTGGGAGCTACACGAGCAAGCTGAAAAGGCTCGAGGATATGGTGAAGAACTCATCCGAGGGATGAAGGATCGCATCGCTGAGCTTGATGCAATCATCGCTCAATATGTGGATAATTGGGAACTGCCACGCATAGCCCAAGTAGATCGCAACATCCTGCGCGTCGCGGTATATGAAATGAAATACCGCATGGATGTGCCGCCTGTTGTCTCTATCGATGAGGCGATTGAAATTGCCAAACGTTTTAGCAGTGAACAGTCCAGCCGTTTCATCAACGGCGTCCTCGACCGTTACCGCAAAGAGCTTCCTCGTCCAGCTCGCCAGCCTACGAGTTAA
- the ribB gene encoding 3,4-dihydroxy-2-butanone-4-phosphate synthase, whose amino-acid sequence MKTKKNLVPSPAQSSAILNEKRAVEAPSLIEDILSALRKGEMVIVTDDVDRENEGDLVMAASKVTPQAVNFMARHGRGLICVPMRRERAESLRLRPMVEQNREGFQTDFTVSVDAAKGITTGISAADRAKTIRLLASPEARAEDFVQPGHVFPLQARPGGVLQRAGHTEAAVDLMLLAGLPPVGVICEILNEDGTMARQEDLKRFQKLHRLKMCSIGDIVRYRRQKESLIECVHTDQITTRWGTFTMKVYRSKLDGQEHIAMIKGKVDPEQPVLVRVHSEDLLNDLFLQSARGKPTTTLEKAMSKIARARNGVLLYLRRGGCTRGELSSISPYLRRPGHSPSYEESRSLRDYGLGAQILYDLGVRELVLLTNHPKKVIALEGYGLRLISQRPL is encoded by the coding sequence ATGAAAACAAAAAAAAACCTCGTCCCTTCACCCGCTCAGTCTTCTGCAATTCTTAATGAAAAACGTGCTGTCGAAGCCCCCTCCCTTATCGAAGACATCTTATCAGCGTTAAGAAAAGGAGAGATGGTGATAGTGACGGATGACGTCGACCGCGAGAATGAAGGTGATCTCGTCATGGCAGCAAGCAAGGTCACTCCACAAGCGGTTAATTTTATGGCTCGGCACGGCCGTGGATTGATTTGCGTCCCGATGCGACGCGAGAGAGCTGAGAGCCTTAGATTACGGCCGATGGTTGAACAAAACCGCGAAGGATTTCAAACCGACTTCACTGTCTCAGTCGATGCTGCAAAAGGTATCACCACAGGCATTAGTGCAGCAGATCGAGCCAAGACTATTCGCCTCCTAGCCAGTCCTGAAGCGCGCGCCGAAGATTTTGTGCAGCCAGGCCATGTCTTCCCCCTGCAAGCACGTCCCGGCGGCGTGCTTCAGCGTGCAGGACATACAGAGGCCGCCGTAGATCTTATGCTGCTTGCTGGGTTACCGCCCGTTGGTGTCATTTGTGAAATATTAAACGAAGATGGGACGATGGCTCGACAAGAGGATCTAAAACGTTTCCAGAAACTCCACAGGCTGAAGATGTGCTCAATCGGGGACATTGTGCGCTATCGCCGACAGAAGGAGAGTCTGATTGAGTGCGTTCATACCGATCAAATCACAACACGTTGGGGGACCTTTACGATGAAGGTTTACCGTTCAAAACTCGACGGTCAGGAGCATATCGCCATGATCAAAGGAAAGGTGGATCCTGAGCAACCTGTGCTGGTGCGTGTGCATAGTGAAGATTTGTTGAATGATTTATTCCTACAATCAGCAAGAGGCAAACCTACGACCACGCTCGAAAAGGCAATGAGCAAAATTGCTCGCGCTAGGAATGGGGTGTTGCTCTATCTGCGACGCGGCGGCTGCACGAGGGGCGAACTTTCGTCGATCTCACCATATCTTCGCAGGCCAGGCCACTCCCCTTCCTACGAGGAAAGCCGAAGCCTAAGAGATTATGGTCTAGGAGCCCAGATTTTATACGACCTCGGCGTGCGCGAGCTTGTCCTGCTCACCAACCACCCTAAGAAAGTGATCGCGCTAGAGGGTTATGGATTGAGGCTGATTAGTCAACGTCCTCTGTAA
- a CDS encoding 6,7-dimethyl-8-ribityllumazine synthase gives MPTIKKPSVAIVVSIYHAEYTLRLVRSASDLLSQNEIPVDVFEAPGSFEIPLLVQRAARSRKYKAIIAFGLIWQGETPHAMEILRAVTDQLMAISLKFDLPVLHGVLFVKSHQEARARCGGSLDRGKECAEAVLKLLKE, from the coding sequence ATGCCCACAATTAAAAAGCCATCGGTTGCCATCGTGGTGAGTATCTACCATGCCGAATACACTCTACGACTGGTGAGGAGCGCAAGCGATCTCCTGAGCCAGAACGAAATCCCAGTGGATGTCTTTGAAGCACCGGGGTCGTTTGAAATTCCACTTTTAGTGCAGCGCGCAGCGCGCAGCCGAAAGTATAAAGCCATCATAGCATTTGGCTTGATATGGCAAGGGGAGACCCCTCATGCGATGGAAATACTGCGCGCCGTCACGGACCAGCTCATGGCAATAAGTTTGAAATTTGATCTTCCTGTTCTTCACGGCGTTTTATTCGTCAAAAGCCATCAAGAAGCTCGTGCCCGCTGCGGTGGCTCACTAGATCGCGGAAAGGAATGTGCAGAGGCGGTATTGAAGTTGCTGAAGGAATAA
- the galE gene encoding UDP-glucose 4-epimerase GalE, giving the protein MSSTSPSTSTSTSTPLKIFVTGGAGYIGSICTEELLNAGHKVIVFDNLTEGHRDAVDPRAIFIEGDLANPYTIQSMLEKHRPDAVMHFAASALVSESMRNPSKYFRNNVANGINLLDAMVQANVKKIIFSSTCATYGIPEKIPIDERTPQKPINPYGHSKLMFEQILKWYEQIHGIIHISLRYFNAAGASERYGEDHRIETHLIPNVLKVALGQKDYVEIYGDNYATPDGTCIRDFIHIIDLAQAHILALNRTQSAAYNVGTGEGYSVRQVIEVARKITGHPIPVQICPPRPGDPPRLVASAHKIAAELGWKPRYTRLQPIIESAWKWHQAHPNGYAR; this is encoded by the coding sequence ATGTCCTCGACCTCGCCCTCCACCTCAACATCAACATCCACGCCTCTAAAAATTTTCGTAACGGGAGGCGCCGGCTACATCGGGAGCATCTGCACAGAAGAATTGCTGAATGCTGGCCATAAAGTCATCGTCTTTGATAACCTGACCGAAGGCCATCGAGACGCGGTTGATCCACGAGCAATCTTCATCGAAGGTGATCTAGCCAATCCCTACACCATCCAATCCATGCTGGAAAAACATCGGCCCGATGCCGTAATGCACTTTGCAGCCAGTGCCCTCGTCTCGGAATCCATGCGAAATCCGTCCAAATATTTCCGCAACAATGTAGCCAACGGAATTAACCTTCTCGATGCCATGGTGCAGGCCAACGTTAAGAAAATCATTTTCTCTTCCACCTGCGCAACTTACGGCATCCCCGAAAAAATCCCGATAGACGAGCGTACCCCTCAAAAGCCGATCAATCCCTACGGGCATTCCAAACTCATGTTCGAGCAAATCCTTAAATGGTATGAGCAAATCCACGGCATCATCCATATATCCCTTCGCTATTTCAACGCTGCCGGAGCATCAGAACGCTATGGAGAAGACCATCGAATCGAGACGCATCTCATACCCAACGTCCTTAAAGTCGCACTCGGACAAAAAGATTACGTCGAAATTTATGGCGACAATTATGCAACCCCTGATGGGACGTGTATCCGAGATTTCATACATATTATCGACCTAGCCCAAGCGCACATATTGGCCTTAAACCGCACGCAAAGCGCTGCATACAACGTCGGCACCGGCGAAGGCTACTCCGTCAGGCAAGTCATCGAAGTCGCACGCAAGATCACGGGGCATCCTATTCCCGTGCAAATATGCCCGCCACGCCCTGGAGATCCACCTCGGCTTGTGGCGAGTGCTCACAAAATAGCTGCCGAATTAGGGTGGAAGCCGCGTTACACCAGATTACAGCCGATAATCGAAAGCGCTTGGAAATGGCACCAAGCTCATCCGAATGGTTACGCGCGATAA